A region from the Oceanidesulfovibrio marinus genome encodes:
- a CDS encoding tetratricopeptide repeat protein, whose amino-acid sequence MTKSAHQGRRPNVPLVLALSLVLASVCLAACQSKGNGMRADDWDLSPEATTTYNYLLLQDAKRSQNATLGQYAIDELLTLDPSPEIIAEAADFFWKSGNSEDTQKILRLGIQEYPKNIELQLMLAQVYLAEQHYDEALKTLEGYLAQNPKDVEIRRQLADLMMRSGRNLEAMELLETIPADKMDPELNYLKARTLGGLKRYSEAIGMLKKLVQDDPEFVEALAELAYLYEETENYEQAEEAYARLSTMGEPSRDLILRLVEMNLKLERVKRAKKYVLDGPQELGFYIPAITQFVEAKQYEAARDLANEVLRKHPEMTEVYFTLALIEYEGFKDMAATEKALTSIGKDNRFYERAQRFRIHLLNESGDLEGALRLAREMRAEKPEATDFWLMEARLLESMDRLDEALALTRQAAEKWPDDTQVLFTLGSLMDSAGEKDGAIEVMEKIIAVDPEHADALNYIGYTLADQNRELDRAYDLITQAAGLKPDNGYIIDSLAWVYYRMGKVDKAWELIQEAISLAGDDAVIWEHYGDIAQAKGNLDQARDAYRKSLNLQKKDADKERLRDKLSDL is encoded by the coding sequence ATGACAAAATCCGCTCACCAGGGACGCCGCCCCAACGTCCCCCTTGTCCTCGCGCTTTCCCTTGTGCTCGCATCCGTGTGTCTCGCCGCCTGCCAGTCCAAGGGCAACGGCATGCGGGCCGACGACTGGGACCTCTCGCCGGAGGCCACGACCACGTACAACTACCTGCTGCTGCAGGATGCGAAACGTTCCCAGAACGCCACCCTGGGCCAATACGCCATCGACGAGCTGCTCACCCTGGACCCTTCGCCGGAAATCATCGCCGAGGCGGCTGATTTTTTCTGGAAATCCGGCAACTCCGAGGACACGCAGAAGATTCTCAGGCTCGGCATCCAGGAGTATCCCAAGAACATCGAGCTCCAGCTCATGCTCGCCCAGGTCTACCTTGCCGAGCAGCACTACGACGAGGCGCTCAAGACCTTGGAGGGGTATCTGGCCCAGAACCCCAAGGATGTGGAGATACGCCGCCAGCTTGCCGACCTGATGATGCGCAGCGGCCGCAATCTCGAGGCCATGGAGCTGCTGGAGACCATTCCCGCGGACAAGATGGACCCCGAGCTGAACTACCTCAAGGCGCGCACTCTGGGCGGCCTGAAGCGGTACAGCGAAGCCATCGGCATGCTCAAGAAGCTCGTTCAGGACGACCCCGAGTTCGTGGAGGCGTTGGCCGAGCTCGCCTACCTCTATGAGGAAACCGAAAACTACGAGCAGGCCGAGGAAGCGTACGCCAGGCTCAGCACCATGGGCGAGCCCTCGCGCGACCTCATCCTGCGGCTCGTGGAGATGAATCTCAAGCTGGAGCGCGTCAAACGCGCCAAGAAGTACGTGCTCGACGGCCCGCAGGAGCTCGGCTTCTACATTCCGGCCATCACCCAGTTCGTGGAGGCCAAGCAGTACGAGGCCGCGCGCGATCTGGCCAACGAGGTCCTGCGCAAGCACCCGGAGATGACCGAGGTGTACTTCACCCTCGCGCTCATCGAGTATGAAGGCTTCAAGGACATGGCGGCCACGGAAAAAGCGCTCACGAGCATCGGCAAAGACAACCGGTTCTATGAGCGCGCGCAGCGCTTCCGCATCCACCTGCTCAACGAGAGCGGGGACCTGGAAGGCGCCCTGAGGCTGGCTCGCGAGATGCGCGCCGAAAAGCCGGAAGCCACTGACTTCTGGCTCATGGAGGCCCGGCTGTTGGAGTCCATGGACCGCCTCGACGAGGCCCTGGCCCTGACCAGGCAGGCCGCCGAGAAGTGGCCCGATGACACGCAGGTGCTCTTCACCCTCGGTAGTCTGATGGACTCGGCCGGAGAAAAGGACGGCGCCATCGAGGTCATGGAAAAGATCATCGCCGTCGACCCGGAGCACGCCGACGCCCTGAACTACATCGGCTACACCCTGGCCGACCAGAACCGCGAGCTGGACCGCGCCTACGACCTGATCACCCAGGCCGCCGGCCTCAAGCCGGACAACGGCTACATCATCGACTCCCTGGCCTGGGTCTACTACCGCATGGGCAAGGTCGACAAAGCGTGGGAGCTGATCCAGGAAGCCATCTCCCTGGCCGGCGACGACGCCGTGATCTGGGAGCACTACGGCGACATCGCCCAGGCCAAGGGCAATCTGGACCAGGCCCGTGATGCGTACCGCAAGTCCCTGAACCTCCAGAAGAAGGACGCGGACAAGGAACGGCTCCGCGACAAGCTCTCCGACCTCTGA
- a CDS encoding TlpA family protein disulfide reductase, whose translation MTLFRTSVSSRPAPYLKGLGVAVVVALVLAAIWLRPAYASLQKMSDLDVLQLISESKGKVTVINFFASWCGPCRLEIPELIELRKQYPKEDVVVVGLAVDDTRDALQAMSDEVGFNYPVYLAESSAAKLFNVEGVPMVLVYAPDGKLITTQVGYRPGYVRELVEEHLPK comes from the coding sequence ATGACCTTGTTTCGTACATCCGTATCTTCACGCCCGGCCCCGTATCTCAAGGGGCTGGGCGTTGCCGTTGTTGTCGCCCTTGTCCTGGCCGCCATATGGTTGCGTCCGGCCTACGCCTCTCTGCAGAAAATGAGCGACCTGGACGTGCTCCAGCTCATCAGCGAGTCCAAGGGCAAGGTCACGGTCATCAACTTCTTCGCATCCTGGTGCGGCCCGTGCCGTCTGGAGATTCCGGAGCTTATCGAGCTGCGCAAGCAGTACCCGAAGGAAGATGTCGTGGTAGTGGGCCTGGCAGTGGACGACACCAGGGACGCGCTGCAGGCCATGTCCGACGAGGTCGGGTTCAACTACCCTGTCTACCTGGCGGAATCTTCCGCAGCCAAGCTGTTCAACGTGGAAGGCGTACCCATGGTGCTGGTCTACGCGCCGGACGGCAAGCTTATCACCACACAGGTGGGCTACCGGCCCGGATACGTGCGGGAACTCGTTGAGGAGCATCTGCCCAAGTGA
- a CDS encoding N-acetyltransferase produces the protein MACAKEGLMLPRAFTDLYSHMRDHYVIAPREGDGPVKGCCALSLCWKDFAEVRSLMVDEDMRGHGWGKRLVEACLSEAVTLGFYKVFTLTYQVEFFHSLGFTEVDKNELPQKVWSDCIHCAKFPDCDETALLIEL, from the coding sequence ATGGCCTGCGCCAAGGAAGGGCTGATGCTGCCGCGGGCGTTTACCGACCTCTACAGCCACATGCGCGACCACTATGTGATCGCCCCTCGGGAGGGAGACGGTCCGGTCAAAGGGTGCTGCGCGCTTTCGCTTTGCTGGAAGGACTTCGCCGAGGTCCGCTCCCTGATGGTGGATGAGGACATGCGCGGCCATGGCTGGGGCAAGCGTCTCGTGGAGGCGTGCCTGTCCGAGGCGGTCACGCTTGGCTTCTACAAGGTCTTCACCCTGACGTACCAGGTGGAGTTTTTCCACAGCCTGGGCTTTACGGAAGTGGACAAGAACGAGCTGCCACAGAAGGTGTGGTCCGACTGTATTCATTGCGCGAAGTTTCCGGACTGCGATGAGACGGCTTTGCTCATCGAACTGTAA
- the glpX gene encoding class II fructose-bisphosphatase, with product MEAPDRNLALDLVRVTEAAALASARWLGRGDKNSGDQAAVDAMRVSFDSLHIKGSIVIGEGEKDEAPMLFNGESVGTGEGPMVDVAVDPVEGTRLLAYGRPNAICVVGLAPRGTMYVPPESYYMQKLVLPAEAAEAADLDAPIGETLRKAAKCLGKDVDDLVVFVLDKPRHEDIVKEIRAAGARIQLHTDGDVMGSLMAVDPRSEVDVMIGTGGTPEGVLSACAIRGTGGRMLCRLDPQSDAEKQRLLDAGVDLSEILTEKTLVRDENVFFACTGISSGTFIKGVRYQGRGATTQSLVIRGKTGTVRYIESLHNWDKLMRISAVKYD from the coding sequence ATGGAGGCTCCGGACCGCAACCTCGCTCTCGATCTCGTCCGCGTCACCGAAGCGGCCGCCCTGGCCTCTGCCCGCTGGTTGGGCCGAGGCGACAAGAACTCCGGCGACCAGGCCGCCGTGGACGCCATGCGCGTCTCCTTCGACTCGCTCCACATCAAGGGCTCCATCGTTATCGGCGAAGGTGAAAAGGATGAGGCGCCCATGCTCTTCAACGGCGAGTCCGTGGGCACGGGCGAAGGCCCCATGGTGGACGTGGCCGTGGACCCCGTGGAGGGCACGCGCCTGCTGGCCTATGGCCGGCCCAACGCCATCTGCGTGGTGGGCCTGGCCCCGCGCGGCACCATGTACGTGCCGCCGGAGAGCTACTACATGCAAAAGCTCGTGCTCCCGGCCGAAGCGGCCGAGGCCGCCGACCTGGACGCACCCATCGGCGAGACCCTGAGGAAAGCGGCCAAGTGCCTGGGCAAGGACGTGGACGACCTCGTGGTCTTTGTGCTGGACAAGCCACGCCACGAGGATATCGTCAAGGAAATCCGCGCGGCCGGCGCGCGCATCCAGCTCCATACCGACGGCGACGTCATGGGCTCGCTCATGGCTGTGGACCCCCGCTCCGAGGTGGACGTCATGATCGGCACCGGCGGCACGCCCGAAGGTGTGCTCTCGGCCTGCGCCATCCGCGGCACCGGCGGTCGCATGCTTTGCCGGCTCGATCCCCAGTCCGACGCCGAAAAGCAAAGGCTGCTCGACGCCGGCGTGGATCTTTCCGAAATCCTTACTGAAAAAACCCTGGTCCGCGACGAGAACGTCTTCTTCGCCTGCACCGGCATCTCCAGCGGAACATTCATCAAGGGCGTTCGCTACCAGGGACGCGGCGCCACCACGCAGTCCCTGGTCATTCGAGGCAAGACAGGCACGGTCCGCTACATCGAATCCCTGCACAACTGGGACAAACTCATGCGCATCAGCGCGGTGAAATACGACTAG
- a CDS encoding homocysteine S-methyltransferase family protein: MGTMFQARGLPSGVSPELFGQERPDITASIHQAYVDAGACGLTTNTFGGTRFKLPADADVHAVNFSQVQVARQVADKAGRPVMVMGSVGPTGKFVKPLGELDFLEMVQAYEEQIRGIADGGADLIVAETHYDLAEVRAVSVATRNVCDLPLCLSMTFEQGVSLTGTPPLTFVDTAQNLGVDAVMVNCSAGPAQLAELAEVMAPRLSVPLILRPNAGLPVLEDGETVFKMGPAEYAEKMAKLPALGAKFLGGCCGTSPDHIAAVVKAVEDMAPTVPDTGWSGVVLTSRAVSVPIAAGGPFALIGERINPTGKKVLTEELQRGEFSQAMTYAKQQLDAGAPILDVNVGAPMVDETRLLPDLVLRLVERHTVPLCLDSSNPDALEAGLAVYPGSALINSISGEEGRMEALGPLCKRYGAPFILLPLQGKKLPVAAADRIAILEKLLEKAESLGIPRRLIMVDALALAVSSKPDAARECLETIRYITQTLGLPTTLGLSNTSFGLPARELVNTTFLAMAMSAGLSSAIAHPGAPGFSEAIASAEVLLGRDRKAANFIENYSDWKPGVASGGAPARKKPSMEGLPEGELEMAVIQGEKELVVKLVNAALENGEKPFDIVNGKLIPGITVVGDLYERKEYFLPQLLLAAEAMQAGFAVVKPLLEEEAEAEVKPVIIMATVEGDIHDIGKNIVCLLLSNYGFEVVDLGKDVPAATIVAEAKKRNAAVIGLSALMTTTMVRMQDTVDLVKEQGVSAKVMLGGAVVTREYADSIGADGYADDAVGAVREARKLCETREKA; the protein is encoded by the coding sequence ATGGGCACCATGTTTCAGGCCCGCGGCCTGCCCTCTGGCGTTTCCCCCGAGCTTTTCGGGCAGGAACGGCCCGACATCACCGCCTCAATCCATCAGGCCTATGTCGACGCCGGCGCGTGCGGCCTGACCACGAACACCTTCGGCGGTACGCGCTTCAAGCTGCCTGCCGACGCCGACGTGCACGCCGTGAACTTCAGCCAAGTGCAGGTGGCGCGCCAGGTGGCGGACAAGGCCGGCCGGCCCGTCATGGTGATGGGCAGCGTGGGACCCACCGGCAAGTTTGTCAAGCCGTTGGGAGAGCTGGACTTTTTGGAAATGGTCCAGGCGTATGAAGAGCAGATTCGCGGCATTGCCGACGGCGGGGCCGACCTCATCGTGGCCGAGACCCACTACGATCTGGCCGAGGTCCGCGCCGTGTCCGTGGCCACGCGCAACGTCTGCGACCTGCCGCTGTGCCTGTCCATGACCTTCGAGCAGGGTGTGAGCCTTACCGGAACGCCGCCGCTCACATTCGTCGACACCGCGCAGAACCTGGGCGTGGACGCCGTGATGGTCAACTGCAGCGCCGGACCGGCCCAGCTTGCCGAGCTGGCCGAGGTCATGGCGCCGCGGCTCTCTGTGCCACTTATATTGCGCCCCAACGCCGGCCTGCCCGTGCTGGAGGACGGCGAGACAGTCTTCAAGATGGGGCCGGCCGAGTACGCCGAGAAGATGGCCAAGCTGCCCGCCCTGGGCGCCAAGTTCCTGGGCGGATGCTGCGGCACGTCGCCCGATCACATCGCCGCCGTGGTCAAGGCTGTGGAGGATATGGCCCCCACCGTGCCGGACACCGGCTGGAGCGGCGTGGTGCTCACCTCGCGCGCCGTATCCGTGCCCATTGCCGCGGGCGGCCCCTTCGCGCTCATTGGCGAACGGATCAACCCCACTGGCAAAAAGGTGCTCACCGAGGAGCTGCAGCGCGGCGAGTTCTCCCAGGCCATGACCTACGCCAAGCAGCAGCTCGACGCCGGTGCGCCGATTCTGGACGTGAACGTGGGCGCGCCCATGGTGGACGAAACCAGGCTGCTGCCCGATCTGGTGCTGCGCCTGGTGGAGCGCCACACCGTCCCCCTGTGTCTCGACTCCTCCAACCCCGACGCCCTGGAAGCCGGCTTGGCGGTCTATCCCGGCTCGGCCCTGATCAACTCCATCTCCGGCGAGGAAGGCCGCATGGAGGCCCTGGGGCCGCTGTGCAAGCGCTACGGCGCGCCGTTCATCCTGCTGCCGCTGCAGGGCAAGAAGCTGCCCGTGGCCGCGGCGGATCGCATCGCAATCCTGGAAAAGCTCCTGGAAAAAGCGGAGTCGCTCGGCATTCCGCGCCGGCTGATCATGGTGGACGCCCTGGCCCTGGCCGTGTCCAGCAAGCCGGACGCCGCGCGCGAGTGTCTGGAGACTATCCGCTACATCACGCAGACACTGGGCCTGCCCACCACGCTGGGGCTCTCCAACACCTCCTTTGGCCTGCCGGCGCGGGAGCTGGTGAACACCACCTTCCTGGCCATGGCCATGAGCGCAGGGCTCTCCTCGGCCATTGCGCATCCCGGCGCTCCCGGTTTCTCCGAGGCCATCGCCTCGGCCGAGGTGCTGCTGGGACGCGACCGCAAGGCAGCCAACTTTATCGAGAACTACTCCGACTGGAAGCCGGGCGTTGCGTCTGGGGGTGCGCCCGCCAGAAAAAAGCCGTCCATGGAGGGCCTGCCCGAGGGTGAGCTGGAGATGGCCGTCATCCAGGGCGAGAAGGAGCTCGTAGTCAAGCTGGTGAATGCCGCGCTGGAGAACGGCGAGAAGCCCTTCGACATCGTCAACGGCAAGCTCATTCCTGGAATCACCGTTGTCGGCGATCTCTATGAGCGCAAGGAGTACTTCCTGCCGCAGCTTCTGCTGGCCGCCGAGGCCATGCAGGCCGGCTTCGCCGTGGTCAAGCCGCTCCTGGAAGAGGAGGCCGAGGCCGAGGTCAAGCCCGTGATCATCATGGCTACGGTGGAAGGCGACATCCACGACATCGGCAAGAACATTGTCTGCCTGCTGCTCTCCAACTACGGCTTCGAGGTTGTGGATCTGGGCAAGGACGTGCCTGCCGCGACCATCGTTGCCGAAGCCAAGAAGCGCAACGCGGCCGTCATCGGGCTCTCGGCCCTGATGACCACCACCATGGTGCGCATGCAGGACACCGTGGACCTGGTGAAAGAGCAGGGCGTGTCCGCCAAGGTCATGCTGGGCGGCGCAGTGGTGACGCGCGAGTACGCGGATTCCATAGGCGCGGACGGCTATGCCGACGACGCCGTGGGCGCCGTGCGCGAGGCGCGCAAGCTGTGCGAAACGCGCGAGAAGGCATGA
- a CDS encoding sigma-70 family RNA polymerase sigma factor, protein MTAKTKKKNAKKSAKDGAAQAEEQARQQAKVEDDAEIDDAEPEDVELVDDELDDSDMDDGELDDDEEENPIANLPSLADLKDTRPVTQDALRLYLREISRFPMLEPEEEFELARRVRDDNDTQAAFRLVSSHLRLVVKIAMDFQRRWMQNVLDLVQEGNVGLMRAVQKFDPEKGIKFSYYAAFWIKAYILKFIMDNWRMVKIGTTQAQRKLFYNLNKERRRLQTMGYDPDAATLSKNLNVTEEQVQEMEQRLGSNDMSLDVTLGDDSTTTRLDILPAIGPTIEDRLATDEISNALQEQIRSILPQLNEKERDILEKRLLADPPVTLREIGEKYGITRERVRQLESRLLEKLRNHLTQEIDDFSSDWIIRND, encoded by the coding sequence ATGACTGCCAAGACCAAGAAAAAGAACGCGAAGAAATCCGCCAAGGACGGCGCCGCGCAGGCCGAGGAGCAGGCACGGCAACAGGCCAAGGTGGAAGACGACGCGGAAATCGACGATGCCGAACCCGAGGATGTGGAGCTTGTCGACGACGAGCTGGACGATTCGGATATGGACGACGGCGAGCTGGACGACGATGAGGAAGAGAACCCCATCGCCAACCTGCCTTCGCTGGCCGACCTGAAGGACACCCGGCCCGTCACGCAGGACGCCCTGCGACTCTATCTGCGCGAGATAAGCCGCTTCCCCATGCTGGAGCCCGAGGAGGAGTTCGAGCTCGCCCGACGCGTGCGCGACGACAACGACACCCAGGCCGCCTTCCGGCTCGTCTCCTCGCACCTCCGCCTCGTGGTCAAGATCGCCATGGACTTCCAGCGTCGCTGGATGCAGAATGTGCTGGATCTTGTCCAGGAAGGCAACGTGGGCCTCATGCGCGCCGTACAGAAATTCGATCCCGAAAAAGGCATCAAGTTTTCCTACTACGCCGCCTTCTGGATCAAGGCGTACATTCTCAAATTCATCATGGACAACTGGAGGATGGTCAAGATAGGGACCACCCAGGCGCAGCGCAAGCTCTTCTACAATCTGAACAAGGAGCGCCGCCGGCTGCAGACCATGGGCTATGATCCGGACGCCGCCACGCTGTCCAAGAATCTCAACGTCACCGAGGAACAGGTGCAGGAGATGGAGCAGCGTCTGGGCTCCAACGACATGTCCCTGGACGTGACCCTGGGCGACGACTCCACGACAACGCGGCTCGACATCCTCCCGGCCATCGGCCCCACCATCGAGGACCGGCTGGCCACGGACGAGATTTCGAACGCGTTGCAGGAGCAGATCAGGTCCATCCTTCCACAGCTCAACGAGAAGGAACGCGACATTCTGGAGAAGCGGCTGCTGGCCGATCCACCGGTCACTTTGCGAGAGATCGGCGAGAAGTACGGCATCACGCGGGAACGCGTCCGGCAGCTGGAATCCCGCCTGTTGGAAAAGCTGCGCAACCACCTGACGCAGGAAATCGATGACTTTTCATCGGACTGGATCATACGCAACGACTAA
- a CDS encoding ATP-binding protein, with product MHEAVIQAFRSYLDTPATEHALLLTGRWGSGKTFLWRNHLEPAARDAGRPAAYVSLYSCNSLEDITVQLYLGLVEAPAEDSVPGFLRAVSGTASFALAFFREEYGPVLPEASKAKARETTVKNLVICFDDLERSTIPVEKLLGYVNELTERHHCKAIILCNEEEMREKDSYEKFKEKTVGRAIAVQVDYPEVVASIIGQFAESQAYHKFLQDHTETIAQIFEHSGTRNIRLARLGLSWMHIIYAELKALGTFHTIIYGAKLLKIVMACCFEQMSHLVARDDVLGDIFADRGHIASLEHDANLSGPNAYIAEFLRRYYGGDGSDFFAPPFLLEFMHDGTLDRERMREELPLPKVTDPIQESVNLFLSQDYLGLDDETFEKHLSNVRLALERGRIGSLREYARLFVVFFYCREDFKLVDNLVAAFQDSMKLAVENGSLRFEPTRVTLPIIVDGRLPVDLERFKESMDEVEKALAKRHHDEMAAEFYELLSTEPDAIGAFIDKCAVEDRRLAAEFFAHLDASRTAAAMRDLSNEQLYGLKTFLRKRYAAADSVIRKRHETEAHFFGALLEQLSQEVGSAKPSLRRHLLRQVMVEVKQVRAKMG from the coding sequence ATGCACGAAGCAGTCATCCAAGCCTTCCGGTCATACCTGGACACCCCGGCCACGGAGCACGCCCTGCTCCTGACCGGTCGCTGGGGCAGTGGCAAGACGTTCCTCTGGCGGAACCATCTGGAACCCGCCGCCAGGGACGCCGGCCGGCCCGCAGCCTACGTCTCCCTGTACTCCTGCAACAGCCTGGAGGACATCACCGTCCAGCTCTACCTGGGGCTTGTGGAGGCCCCGGCCGAGGACTCGGTGCCGGGATTCCTGCGCGCCGTGTCCGGCACGGCCTCCTTTGCCCTCGCCTTCTTCCGCGAGGAGTACGGCCCGGTGCTGCCCGAAGCCTCCAAGGCAAAAGCCCGCGAGACCACGGTCAAGAACCTGGTGATCTGCTTCGATGATCTGGAACGCTCCACCATCCCCGTGGAGAAGCTCCTGGGCTACGTGAACGAGCTCACGGAGCGCCATCACTGCAAGGCGATTATCCTCTGCAATGAAGAGGAGATGCGCGAAAAGGACAGTTACGAGAAGTTCAAGGAGAAGACCGTTGGCCGGGCCATCGCCGTACAGGTGGACTACCCGGAGGTCGTGGCCAGCATCATCGGCCAGTTTGCGGAGTCCCAGGCCTACCACAAGTTCCTGCAGGACCACACCGAGACCATCGCGCAGATCTTCGAGCACTCCGGTACGCGCAACATCCGCCTCGCCCGGCTCGGCCTCTCCTGGATGCACATCATCTACGCCGAGCTCAAGGCCCTCGGCACCTTCCACACCATCATCTACGGTGCCAAGCTGCTCAAGATCGTCATGGCCTGCTGCTTCGAGCAGATGTCCCACCTCGTGGCGCGCGACGACGTGCTCGGCGACATCTTTGCCGACCGCGGCCACATCGCCTCCCTGGAGCACGACGCCAACCTCTCCGGCCCCAACGCCTACATCGCGGAGTTCCTGCGGCGCTACTACGGCGGCGACGGTTCGGACTTCTTCGCCCCGCCCTTCCTGCTGGAGTTCATGCACGACGGCACGCTGGACCGCGAACGCATGCGCGAGGAGCTGCCACTGCCCAAGGTCACCGACCCCATCCAGGAGTCCGTGAACCTCTTCCTCTCGCAGGACTACCTGGGCCTGGACGACGAAACCTTCGAGAAGCACCTCTCCAACGTGCGCCTGGCCCTGGAGCGCGGCCGCATCGGCTCCCTGCGGGAGTACGCGCGGCTCTTCGTGGTCTTCTTCTACTGCCGGGAGGACTTCAAGCTGGTGGACAACCTGGTGGCCGCCTTCCAGGACTCCATGAAGCTCGCCGTGGAGAACGGCTCCCTGCGCTTCGAACCCACGCGCGTCACCCTGCCTATCATCGTAGACGGCCGGCTGCCCGTGGACCTGGAGCGGTTCAAAGAAAGCATGGACGAGGTAGAGAAGGCCCTGGCCAAACGCCACCACGACGAAATGGCTGCCGAGTTCTACGAGTTGCTCAGTACCGAGCCCGATGCCATCGGTGCGTTCATCGACAAATGCGCGGTCGAGGACAGGCGCCTTGCCGCCGAGTTCTTCGCCCACCTGGACGCGTCCAGGACGGCGGCGGCCATGCGGGATCTCTCCAACGAGCAGCTCTACGGGCTGAAAACCTTCCTGCGCAAACGCTACGCCGCGGCCGACTCGGTCATCAGGAAACGCCACGAGACCGAGGCGCACTTCTTCGGCGCGCTGCTGGAGCAGCTCTCCCAGGAAGTGGGCAGCGCCAAACCCTCACTGCGCCGCCACCTGCTGCGGCAGGTGATGGTGGAGGTGAAACAGGTCAGGGCGAAGATGGGGTAG
- a CDS encoding GIY-YIG nuclease family protein, which yields MDNKARAFSIKIFLPQGDPEGLRIIEKSNWTGLGFAFNRATFEIARQRQEMAKTGVYVLVGSGESSSLPVIYVGEGDPIKPRLESHYAQKDFWNWAVFFVSKDGSLNKAHVKYLEHRLVDLASKAKQVSLDNGNSPQAPTLSEAELADCESFLEDMRSIFPLLGLSAFELPQVKPKSRHLLSINSKGVHAEGFEASQGFVVRKGSHAVVEEVPSIHQYGTSLRSDLVEKEVLSLEGNHYTFTQDYTFKSPSTAAIVVLGRSANGRTEWRDKNGKTLKEIQEETTRN from the coding sequence ATGGACAACAAAGCTCGCGCATTCTCAATCAAAATATTTCTCCCTCAAGGTGATCCTGAAGGCTTACGAATCATCGAAAAATCAAACTGGACAGGACTCGGATTCGCCTTCAACCGCGCCACATTTGAGATTGCTCGACAGCGACAAGAGATGGCGAAGACCGGCGTTTACGTACTTGTAGGCAGCGGAGAAAGCAGCAGCCTGCCTGTTATATACGTGGGCGAGGGAGATCCTATCAAGCCGCGCCTTGAAAGCCATTACGCACAAAAGGATTTCTGGAACTGGGCTGTATTTTTCGTCTCTAAGGACGGGAGTCTGAACAAAGCCCATGTAAAATATCTCGAACACCGACTCGTCGACTTGGCCAGTAAGGCCAAGCAGGTCAGTTTGGATAATGGGAACTCACCCCAGGCGCCCACTCTCTCGGAGGCTGAATTAGCCGACTGCGAAAGTTTTTTAGAGGACATGCGTTCCATTTTTCCACTCCTAGGCCTCTCAGCCTTTGAACTGCCACAAGTAAAACCCAAGTCCCGACACCTTCTCTCAATTAACTCCAAGGGCGTACACGCAGAGGGCTTCGAAGCCAGCCAGGGGTTTGTAGTGCGCAAGGGCTCTCATGCCGTTGTTGAAGAGGTCCCTTCTATACATCAATATGGAACATCGTTGCGCTCGGATCTGGTGGAAAAGGAAGTATTATCGCTAGAAGGGAATCACTATACATTTACCCAAGATTACACCTTCAAGTCTCCGAGCACAGCAGCTATAGTTGTATTAGGACGTAGCGCCAACGGTCGCACTGAATGGAGAGACAAAAATGGGAAAACATTAAAGGAAATCCAAGAGGAAACAACGAGGAATTAA
- the rpiB gene encoding ribose 5-phosphate isomerase B has product MANIVYLGSDHAGYSLKKEIIDNLDALKVKYEDLGTHTTESCDYPDFAAAVSKAVNGKDDALGILICGTGQGMAMTANRMPGTRAAVCTNEFAARMARAHNDANILCMGERIVGPGLAGSIVQAFLSTAFEGGRHLRRIQRIDALAANES; this is encoded by the coding sequence CTGGCCAACATCGTCTACCTGGGATCGGACCACGCCGGGTATTCTCTGAAGAAGGAAATCATCGACAACCTCGACGCTCTCAAAGTGAAGTACGAGGACCTGGGCACCCACACCACTGAAAGCTGCGACTACCCGGACTTTGCCGCAGCCGTGAGCAAGGCAGTGAACGGCAAGGACGACGCCCTCGGCATCCTCATCTGCGGCACCGGCCAGGGCATGGCCATGACGGCCAACCGCATGCCCGGCACCCGCGCGGCCGTGTGCACCAACGAGTTCGCCGCCCGCATGGCCCGCGCCCACAACGACGCGAACATCCTCTGCATGGGCGAGCGCATCGTGGGTCCCGGCCTGGCCGGCTCCATTGTCCAGGCCTTCCTTTCCACGGCTTTTGAAGGTGGCCGGCACCTCCGCCGCATCCAACGCATCGACGCCCTCGCGGCGAACGAGTCCTAG